Proteins co-encoded in one Stomoxys calcitrans chromosome 5, idStoCalc2.1, whole genome shotgun sequence genomic window:
- the LOC106081692 gene encoding KAT8 regulatory NSL complex subunit 3 isoform X2 — protein MQSNLDSIEKKLEILKSITPPKIAITKTTFLTPIEKPELQKQHQKTKPHLYTTVTAKITETTRNSTSAVNTISLPLQGTKTKEIGKVALRDLKDIIKPFGKSIASPAVSTSPKASGSSKEAVNYNMAIVAAKRPHLTIVASKTVVDSSTATPASSTAGVMYLSTTTESSTTATAETSTESGKMEHSYIREHNPKPIGIEIKNGLTPARNILLRRPPQCQSCHSHPSDEQDLNDMNQAPIPSYNEISAKEAMNECARIAKYVKNNNADDEDWEMKINQMGWSNMQKTLFSKVVRILDNDQLGRLAHCSRPNEAMQRRVIVDKSAARMRKALASVAWESRLTQWLHSLLMDCLPATYMASYLDILQTLKSKLPTLMDKMLFGRPLNISQELLAPVLKKKWEPQIAIKSRNLSQNAVIVALPSMPTGGPVPNRLQKWYQHLATITQIVQVTLPMTSGHISRQPLEQVAEQIVSLTRVKIHELRSENSQRSIILIGFNAGASLALQVGMSENVACVVCMGFAYNTYNGIRGTPDDRILDIKVPILFVIGQNSARSSPEEIECLREKMQSESSLVVVGSADDALRVPKSRRKIENVTQSMVDTMVVDEVYDFIKKILANPPGPRIPTSVSNNIYNKLSKASSGEKTPTGPQRKRKQEVTDAEGTPAKTKPLVKKSMHESNPITQDPFIVKRKVGRPRTRPMPNAATATPTGKLSQIHTSTPVIIGKGQVKVNKMTTNDDLNMAMQSIMSDTNDGDSSLNTSTTSTDSNSQKLVSNFELIAQSGKTTPLKTTLMNAPQKPLIIGGSSSTAVGTKIKMIPSNQFVQIKPTTLQSQSKIYTIKPGSVLGQNQGEILGGPRIGSIVTTSPSSTTGQHIFTLKTPNGQTTQFATAVGNQPKYTVLKNSTGKPTLQLSATAKTLHPIASTSGAATSSSSASSNLDLSNIIDMPIIFADNEGNLSEGMDSNKATSAGASTSGIKTASKGVGQLIISQKIIKEANTPPTITSGTSGTYVINKPGTIIQSPQLGNKPNKVVFINRNSMKPCPNIISRTSLTPQLPKYTKVVVTNSKLSSSPTIIPRVGSSITTTSPQASTVKKINIQPFSSSSASSITTRTAGGILNVPTKNLPQIQIINNPNASLIASDKPQIRNIVVKPGGLKQIPSHLTSQLLNRNLTVRKLVNLVPATKSSPTAIGGGVSVATASTTSDGVIPNSDTSPSATIQSSPKIITLNPLNRTTTIPTSTTTTKSE, from the exons ATGCAGTCCAATCTAGACAGTATTGAGAAAAAATTAGAGATTTTAAAGTCCATTACACCGCCAAAGATTGCCATTACAAAAACCACTTTCCTGACTCCCATTGAAAAGCCTgaattacaaaaacaacatcaaaaaaCTAAACCTCATTTGTATACTACCGTAACGGCGAAAATAACAGAGACCACCAGGAATAGCACATCAGCAGTAAACACAATTTCATTGCCGTTACAAGGAACCAAAACAAAAGAGATTGGCAAAGTTGCTTTAAGAGATTTAAAGGATATAATTAAACCATTTGGAAAATCCATAGCTTCTCCTGCAGTCAGCACCTCACCTAAAGCATCGGGCTCATCGAAGGAAGCTGTAAATTATAACATGGCTATTGTGGCAGCTAAAAGGCCCCATTTGACCATTGTGGCCAGCAAAACAGTTGTCGATAGCAGTACCGCGACCCCAGCCTCCTCAACCGCAGGGGTGATGTATTTATCTACAACCACAGAGAGT AGCACCACTGCAACTGCAGAAACATCAACAGAAAGTGGAAAGATGGAGCATAGTTATATACGCGAGCATAATCCCAAGCCAATTGGAATAGAGATTAAAAATGGCCTTACACCCGCTAGAAATATTCTCTTGCGTCGTCCACCACAATGTCAGTCATGTCACTCACATCCATCGGATGAACAAGATTTGAATGATATGAATCAAGCACCCATACCTTCATATAATGAAATATCTGCCAAAGAAGCCATGAACGAATGTGCGCGCATAGCGAAATATGTGAAAAATAATAATGCAGATGATGAAGACTGGGAAATGAAAATCAATCA aaTGGGTTGGTCGAATATGCAAAAGACTTTGTTCAGCAAAGTAGTTCGCATACTGGACAATGACCAATTGGGTCGTTTGGCTCATTGCAGCCGACCCAATGAAGCAATGCAGCGTCGCGTTATTGTGGACAAATCTGCGGCTCGCATGCGCAAAGCTTTGGCATCCGTGGCCTGGGAATCTCGTTTAACACAATGGCTGCATAGTCTTCTCATGGATTGTTTGCCTGCTACATATATGGCTTCTTATTTAGACATACTGCAAACTTTGAAATCCAAACTACCCACTCTTATGGACAAAATGCTTTTCGGTCGCCCACTTAATATAAGTCAAGAACTTTTGGCACCAGTTCTAaaaaagaaatgggaacctcAAATTGCCATAAAATCACGAAATCTATCTCAAAATGCAGTTATTGTGGCGCTGCCCTCAATGCCTACGGGTGGGCCAGTACCCAATCGCTTGCAAAAATGGTATCAACATTTGGCAACCATAACGCAAATAGTACAGGTGACCTTACCCATGACAA gtgGCCATATCTCACGCCAACCTTTGGAACAAGTGGCGGAGCAAATAGTCTCCTTGACACGAGTAAAAATTCATGAACTGCGTAGCGAAAACTCCCAACGAAGCATTATTTTAATTGGTTTCAATGCTGGTGCTTCATTGGCCTTACAAGTGGGTATGTCAGAGAATGTGGCCTGTGTTGTATGTATGGGTTTTGCCTACAACACCTATAATGGTATTCGGGGTACCCCGGATGATAGGATTTTGGATATAAAAGTGCCCATACTCTTTGTTATAGGGCAAAATTCTGCGAGATCAAG TCCTGAGGAAATTGAATGCTtaagagaaaaaatgcaatccGAGTCATCCTTGGTGGTTGTAGGCAGTGCGGATGATGCTCTTAGGGTACCCAAATCCAGACGAAAGATTGAGAATGTAACACAGTCAATGGTAGACACAATGGTGGTCGATGAGGTTTATGATTTTATCAAGAAAATATTGGCGAATCCTCCAGGGCCACGCATACCTACGTCAGTAAGTAACAATATTTACAACAAGTTGAGCAAAGCATCGTCGGGAGAAAAGACCCCCACTGGACCACAGCGTAAACGAAAGCAAGAAGTCACTGATGCAGAGGGAACAccagcaaaaacaaaaccttTGG TGAAGAAATCCATGCACGAATCAAACCCCATTACACAAGATCCATTTATAGTTAAGCGAAAGG TTGGCAGACCACGTACTCGCCCTATGCCAAATGCTGCAACGGCTACCCCAACAGGCAAACTCTCTCAAATTCATACTTCAACGCCTGTTATTATTGGCAAAGGTCAGGTCAAGGTCAATAAGATGACAACAAATGATGATCTAAACATGGCCATGCAATCCATTATGTCCGATACAAATGATGGGGATTCCAGTTTGAATACCAGCACTACCAGTACCGATTCCAATTCTCAAAAACTTGTATCCAATTTCGAATTAATAGCTCAATCGGGAAAAACAACACCCTTAAAGACGACCCTTATGAATGCTCCACAAAAGCCATTAATAATAGGTGGTTCCAGCTCCACGGCAGTGGGTACCAAAATCAAAATGATACCCTCCAATCAATTTGTGCAAATAAAACCCACTACCTTGCAATCGCAATCGAAAATCTATACCATCAAACCGGGCTCAGTATTGGGCCAAAATCAAGGAGAAATTTTAGGTGGCCCTCGCATAGGAAGTATAGTAACTACAAGTCCAAGCAGTACAACGGGTCAACATATTTTCACTTTAAAGACACCAAATGGCCAGACAACCCAATTTGCTACTGCTGTGGGAAATCAACCGAAATATACGGTTTTAAAAAATTCTACGGGGAAACCTACTTTGCAGTTGTCGGCTACAGCAAAAACTCTGCATCCCATAGCCTCAACGTCTGGAGCTGCAACATCCTCCTCTTCTGCATCGAGTAACTTGGATCTATCCAACATAATTGATATGCCCATTATATTTGCTGACAATGAGGGTAATCTTTCGGAAGGGATGGATAGCAACAAGGCGACAAGTGCTGGAGCCTCAACATCAGGCATTAAAACAG CATCCAAAGGCGTTGGACAGCTTATAATAAGCCAGAAAATCATCAAAGAGGCAAATACACCACCCACCATTACCAGCGGCACAAGTGGCACCTATGTCATCAACAAACCCGGAACTATCATACAATCACCGCAATTGGGAAATAAACCCAATAAAGTTGTTTTTATCAATCGCAATTCAATGAAACCCTGCCCAAATATCATATCAAGAACCAGCTTGACACCTCAATTGCCAAAATATACCAAAGTTGTGGTGACAAATTCAAAATTGTCTTCATCGCCAACTATTATACCGCGTGTGGGCAGCAGCATAACTACCACTTCACCCCAGGCTTCTACGGTGAAGAAAATCAACATTCAACCCTTTAGTTCGAGTTCGGCCTCGTCTATAACAACACGTACAGCGGGGGGCATTCTCAATGTACCCACAAAAAATTTGCCCCAAATACAGATTATAAACAACCCCAATGCTTCCCTAATAGCTTCAGACAAACCGCAAATACGTAACATTGTTGTCAAACCAGGTGGTCTAAAACAAATACCATCGCATTTGACAAGTCAGTTGCTGAATCGTAATCTAACCGTGCGCAAATTGGTTAACTTAGTGCCGGCTACTAAGTCTTCACCAACTGCAATAGGTGGAGGAGTTAGTGTAGCCACAGCAAGCACAACATCTGATGGAGTGATACCTAACAGTGATACCTCCCCCTCAGCTACCATACAGTCCTCACCCAAAATCATCACCCTAAATCCTCTCAATCGTACCACAACTATTCCCAcctcaactacaacaacaaaaagtgaATAA
- the LOC106081692 gene encoding KAT8 regulatory NSL complex subunit 3 isoform X4: MSFIKLFEEFVQKKEAEPSRSNLGNDEVDEEDDDGGSTTATAETSTESGKMEHSYIREHNPKPIGIEIKNGLTPARNILLRRPPQCQSCHSHPSDEQDLNDMNQAPIPSYNEISAKEAMNECARIAKYVKNNNADDEDWEMKINQMGWSNMQKTLFSKVVRILDNDQLGRLAHCSRPNEAMQRRVIVDKSAARMRKALASVAWESRLTQWLHSLLMDCLPATYMASYLDILQTLKSKLPTLMDKMLFGRPLNISQELLAPVLKKKWEPQIAIKSRNLSQNAVIVALPSMPTGGPVPNRLQKWYQHLATITQIVQVTLPMTSGHISRQPLEQVAEQIVSLTRVKIHELRSENSQRSIILIGFNAGASLALQVGMSENVACVVCMGFAYNTYNGIRGTPDDRILDIKVPILFVIGQNSARSSPEEIECLREKMQSESSLVVVGSADDALRVPKSRRKIENVTQSMVDTMVVDEVYDFIKKILANPPGPRIPTSVSNNIYNKLSKASSGEKTPTGPQRKRKQEVTDAEGTPAKTKPLEVKKSMHESNPITQDPFIVKRKVGRPRTRPMPNAATATPTGKLSQIHTSTPVIIGKGQVKVNKMTTNDDLNMAMQSIMSDTNDGDSSLNTSTTSTDSNSQKLVSNFELIAQSGKTTPLKTTLMNAPQKPLIIGGSSSTAVGTKIKMIPSNQFVQIKPTTLQSQSKIYTIKPGSVLGQNQGEILGGPRIGSIVTTSPSSTTGQHIFTLKTPNGQTTQFATAVGNQPKYTVLKNSTGKPTLQLSATAKTLHPIASTSGAATSSSSASSNLDLSNIIDMPIIFADNEGNLSEGMDSNKATSAGASTSGIKTASKGVGQLIISQKIIKEANTPPTITSGTSGTYVINKPGTIIQSPQLGNKPNKVVFINRNSMKPCPNIISRTSLTPQLPKYTKVVVTNSKLSSSPTIIPRVGSSITTTSPQASTVKKINIQPFSSSSASSITTRTAGGILNVPTKNLPQIQIINNPNASLIASDKPQIRNIVVKPGGLKQIPSHLTSQLLNRNLTVRKLVNLVPATKSSPTAIGGGVSVATASTTSDGVIPNSDTSPSATIQSSPKIITLNPLNRTTTIPTSTTTTKSE; this comes from the exons ATGTCCTTCATTAAATTGTTTGAAGAATTTGTGCAGAAAAAAGAAGCTGAACCCAGCCGCTCAAACTTGGGCAACGATGAAGTGGATGAGGAGGACGATGATGGAGGT AGCACCACTGCAACTGCAGAAACATCAACAGAAAGTGGAAAGATGGAGCATAGTTATATACGCGAGCATAATCCCAAGCCAATTGGAATAGAGATTAAAAATGGCCTTACACCCGCTAGAAATATTCTCTTGCGTCGTCCACCACAATGTCAGTCATGTCACTCACATCCATCGGATGAACAAGATTTGAATGATATGAATCAAGCACCCATACCTTCATATAATGAAATATCTGCCAAAGAAGCCATGAACGAATGTGCGCGCATAGCGAAATATGTGAAAAATAATAATGCAGATGATGAAGACTGGGAAATGAAAATCAATCA aaTGGGTTGGTCGAATATGCAAAAGACTTTGTTCAGCAAAGTAGTTCGCATACTGGACAATGACCAATTGGGTCGTTTGGCTCATTGCAGCCGACCCAATGAAGCAATGCAGCGTCGCGTTATTGTGGACAAATCTGCGGCTCGCATGCGCAAAGCTTTGGCATCCGTGGCCTGGGAATCTCGTTTAACACAATGGCTGCATAGTCTTCTCATGGATTGTTTGCCTGCTACATATATGGCTTCTTATTTAGACATACTGCAAACTTTGAAATCCAAACTACCCACTCTTATGGACAAAATGCTTTTCGGTCGCCCACTTAATATAAGTCAAGAACTTTTGGCACCAGTTCTAaaaaagaaatgggaacctcAAATTGCCATAAAATCACGAAATCTATCTCAAAATGCAGTTATTGTGGCGCTGCCCTCAATGCCTACGGGTGGGCCAGTACCCAATCGCTTGCAAAAATGGTATCAACATTTGGCAACCATAACGCAAATAGTACAGGTGACCTTACCCATGACAA gtgGCCATATCTCACGCCAACCTTTGGAACAAGTGGCGGAGCAAATAGTCTCCTTGACACGAGTAAAAATTCATGAACTGCGTAGCGAAAACTCCCAACGAAGCATTATTTTAATTGGTTTCAATGCTGGTGCTTCATTGGCCTTACAAGTGGGTATGTCAGAGAATGTGGCCTGTGTTGTATGTATGGGTTTTGCCTACAACACCTATAATGGTATTCGGGGTACCCCGGATGATAGGATTTTGGATATAAAAGTGCCCATACTCTTTGTTATAGGGCAAAATTCTGCGAGATCAAG TCCTGAGGAAATTGAATGCTtaagagaaaaaatgcaatccGAGTCATCCTTGGTGGTTGTAGGCAGTGCGGATGATGCTCTTAGGGTACCCAAATCCAGACGAAAGATTGAGAATGTAACACAGTCAATGGTAGACACAATGGTGGTCGATGAGGTTTATGATTTTATCAAGAAAATATTGGCGAATCCTCCAGGGCCACGCATACCTACGTCAGTAAGTAACAATATTTACAACAAGTTGAGCAAAGCATCGTCGGGAGAAAAGACCCCCACTGGACCACAGCGTAAACGAAAGCAAGAAGTCACTGATGCAGAGGGAACAccagcaaaaacaaaaccttTGG AAGTGAAGAAATCCATGCACGAATCAAACCCCATTACACAAGATCCATTTATAGTTAAGCGAAAGG TTGGCAGACCACGTACTCGCCCTATGCCAAATGCTGCAACGGCTACCCCAACAGGCAAACTCTCTCAAATTCATACTTCAACGCCTGTTATTATTGGCAAAGGTCAGGTCAAGGTCAATAAGATGACAACAAATGATGATCTAAACATGGCCATGCAATCCATTATGTCCGATACAAATGATGGGGATTCCAGTTTGAATACCAGCACTACCAGTACCGATTCCAATTCTCAAAAACTTGTATCCAATTTCGAATTAATAGCTCAATCGGGAAAAACAACACCCTTAAAGACGACCCTTATGAATGCTCCACAAAAGCCATTAATAATAGGTGGTTCCAGCTCCACGGCAGTGGGTACCAAAATCAAAATGATACCCTCCAATCAATTTGTGCAAATAAAACCCACTACCTTGCAATCGCAATCGAAAATCTATACCATCAAACCGGGCTCAGTATTGGGCCAAAATCAAGGAGAAATTTTAGGTGGCCCTCGCATAGGAAGTATAGTAACTACAAGTCCAAGCAGTACAACGGGTCAACATATTTTCACTTTAAAGACACCAAATGGCCAGACAACCCAATTTGCTACTGCTGTGGGAAATCAACCGAAATATACGGTTTTAAAAAATTCTACGGGGAAACCTACTTTGCAGTTGTCGGCTACAGCAAAAACTCTGCATCCCATAGCCTCAACGTCTGGAGCTGCAACATCCTCCTCTTCTGCATCGAGTAACTTGGATCTATCCAACATAATTGATATGCCCATTATATTTGCTGACAATGAGGGTAATCTTTCGGAAGGGATGGATAGCAACAAGGCGACAAGTGCTGGAGCCTCAACATCAGGCATTAAAACAG CATCCAAAGGCGTTGGACAGCTTATAATAAGCCAGAAAATCATCAAAGAGGCAAATACACCACCCACCATTACCAGCGGCACAAGTGGCACCTATGTCATCAACAAACCCGGAACTATCATACAATCACCGCAATTGGGAAATAAACCCAATAAAGTTGTTTTTATCAATCGCAATTCAATGAAACCCTGCCCAAATATCATATCAAGAACCAGCTTGACACCTCAATTGCCAAAATATACCAAAGTTGTGGTGACAAATTCAAAATTGTCTTCATCGCCAACTATTATACCGCGTGTGGGCAGCAGCATAACTACCACTTCACCCCAGGCTTCTACGGTGAAGAAAATCAACATTCAACCCTTTAGTTCGAGTTCGGCCTCGTCTATAACAACACGTACAGCGGGGGGCATTCTCAATGTACCCACAAAAAATTTGCCCCAAATACAGATTATAAACAACCCCAATGCTTCCCTAATAGCTTCAGACAAACCGCAAATACGTAACATTGTTGTCAAACCAGGTGGTCTAAAACAAATACCATCGCATTTGACAAGTCAGTTGCTGAATCGTAATCTAACCGTGCGCAAATTGGTTAACTTAGTGCCGGCTACTAAGTCTTCACCAACTGCAATAGGTGGAGGAGTTAGTGTAGCCACAGCAAGCACAACATCTGATGGAGTGATACCTAACAGTGATACCTCCCCCTCAGCTACCATACAGTCCTCACCCAAAATCATCACCCTAAATCCTCTCAATCGTACCACAACTATTCCCAcctcaactacaacaacaaaaagtgaATAA
- the LOC106081692 gene encoding KAT8 regulatory NSL complex subunit 3 isoform X1, whose amino-acid sequence MQSNLDSIEKKLEILKSITPPKIAITKTTFLTPIEKPELQKQHQKTKPHLYTTVTAKITETTRNSTSAVNTISLPLQGTKTKEIGKVALRDLKDIIKPFGKSIASPAVSTSPKASGSSKEAVNYNMAIVAAKRPHLTIVASKTVVDSSTATPASSTAGVMYLSTTTESSTTATAETSTESGKMEHSYIREHNPKPIGIEIKNGLTPARNILLRRPPQCQSCHSHPSDEQDLNDMNQAPIPSYNEISAKEAMNECARIAKYVKNNNADDEDWEMKINQMGWSNMQKTLFSKVVRILDNDQLGRLAHCSRPNEAMQRRVIVDKSAARMRKALASVAWESRLTQWLHSLLMDCLPATYMASYLDILQTLKSKLPTLMDKMLFGRPLNISQELLAPVLKKKWEPQIAIKSRNLSQNAVIVALPSMPTGGPVPNRLQKWYQHLATITQIVQVTLPMTSGHISRQPLEQVAEQIVSLTRVKIHELRSENSQRSIILIGFNAGASLALQVGMSENVACVVCMGFAYNTYNGIRGTPDDRILDIKVPILFVIGQNSARSSPEEIECLREKMQSESSLVVVGSADDALRVPKSRRKIENVTQSMVDTMVVDEVYDFIKKILANPPGPRIPTSVSNNIYNKLSKASSGEKTPTGPQRKRKQEVTDAEGTPAKTKPLEVKKSMHESNPITQDPFIVKRKVGRPRTRPMPNAATATPTGKLSQIHTSTPVIIGKGQVKVNKMTTNDDLNMAMQSIMSDTNDGDSSLNTSTTSTDSNSQKLVSNFELIAQSGKTTPLKTTLMNAPQKPLIIGGSSSTAVGTKIKMIPSNQFVQIKPTTLQSQSKIYTIKPGSVLGQNQGEILGGPRIGSIVTTSPSSTTGQHIFTLKTPNGQTTQFATAVGNQPKYTVLKNSTGKPTLQLSATAKTLHPIASTSGAATSSSSASSNLDLSNIIDMPIIFADNEGNLSEGMDSNKATSAGASTSGIKTASKGVGQLIISQKIIKEANTPPTITSGTSGTYVINKPGTIIQSPQLGNKPNKVVFINRNSMKPCPNIISRTSLTPQLPKYTKVVVTNSKLSSSPTIIPRVGSSITTTSPQASTVKKINIQPFSSSSASSITTRTAGGILNVPTKNLPQIQIINNPNASLIASDKPQIRNIVVKPGGLKQIPSHLTSQLLNRNLTVRKLVNLVPATKSSPTAIGGGVSVATASTTSDGVIPNSDTSPSATIQSSPKIITLNPLNRTTTIPTSTTTTKSE is encoded by the exons ATGCAGTCCAATCTAGACAGTATTGAGAAAAAATTAGAGATTTTAAAGTCCATTACACCGCCAAAGATTGCCATTACAAAAACCACTTTCCTGACTCCCATTGAAAAGCCTgaattacaaaaacaacatcaaaaaaCTAAACCTCATTTGTATACTACCGTAACGGCGAAAATAACAGAGACCACCAGGAATAGCACATCAGCAGTAAACACAATTTCATTGCCGTTACAAGGAACCAAAACAAAAGAGATTGGCAAAGTTGCTTTAAGAGATTTAAAGGATATAATTAAACCATTTGGAAAATCCATAGCTTCTCCTGCAGTCAGCACCTCACCTAAAGCATCGGGCTCATCGAAGGAAGCTGTAAATTATAACATGGCTATTGTGGCAGCTAAAAGGCCCCATTTGACCATTGTGGCCAGCAAAACAGTTGTCGATAGCAGTACCGCGACCCCAGCCTCCTCAACCGCAGGGGTGATGTATTTATCTACAACCACAGAGAGT AGCACCACTGCAACTGCAGAAACATCAACAGAAAGTGGAAAGATGGAGCATAGTTATATACGCGAGCATAATCCCAAGCCAATTGGAATAGAGATTAAAAATGGCCTTACACCCGCTAGAAATATTCTCTTGCGTCGTCCACCACAATGTCAGTCATGTCACTCACATCCATCGGATGAACAAGATTTGAATGATATGAATCAAGCACCCATACCTTCATATAATGAAATATCTGCCAAAGAAGCCATGAACGAATGTGCGCGCATAGCGAAATATGTGAAAAATAATAATGCAGATGATGAAGACTGGGAAATGAAAATCAATCA aaTGGGTTGGTCGAATATGCAAAAGACTTTGTTCAGCAAAGTAGTTCGCATACTGGACAATGACCAATTGGGTCGTTTGGCTCATTGCAGCCGACCCAATGAAGCAATGCAGCGTCGCGTTATTGTGGACAAATCTGCGGCTCGCATGCGCAAAGCTTTGGCATCCGTGGCCTGGGAATCTCGTTTAACACAATGGCTGCATAGTCTTCTCATGGATTGTTTGCCTGCTACATATATGGCTTCTTATTTAGACATACTGCAAACTTTGAAATCCAAACTACCCACTCTTATGGACAAAATGCTTTTCGGTCGCCCACTTAATATAAGTCAAGAACTTTTGGCACCAGTTCTAaaaaagaaatgggaacctcAAATTGCCATAAAATCACGAAATCTATCTCAAAATGCAGTTATTGTGGCGCTGCCCTCAATGCCTACGGGTGGGCCAGTACCCAATCGCTTGCAAAAATGGTATCAACATTTGGCAACCATAACGCAAATAGTACAGGTGACCTTACCCATGACAA gtgGCCATATCTCACGCCAACCTTTGGAACAAGTGGCGGAGCAAATAGTCTCCTTGACACGAGTAAAAATTCATGAACTGCGTAGCGAAAACTCCCAACGAAGCATTATTTTAATTGGTTTCAATGCTGGTGCTTCATTGGCCTTACAAGTGGGTATGTCAGAGAATGTGGCCTGTGTTGTATGTATGGGTTTTGCCTACAACACCTATAATGGTATTCGGGGTACCCCGGATGATAGGATTTTGGATATAAAAGTGCCCATACTCTTTGTTATAGGGCAAAATTCTGCGAGATCAAG TCCTGAGGAAATTGAATGCTtaagagaaaaaatgcaatccGAGTCATCCTTGGTGGTTGTAGGCAGTGCGGATGATGCTCTTAGGGTACCCAAATCCAGACGAAAGATTGAGAATGTAACACAGTCAATGGTAGACACAATGGTGGTCGATGAGGTTTATGATTTTATCAAGAAAATATTGGCGAATCCTCCAGGGCCACGCATACCTACGTCAGTAAGTAACAATATTTACAACAAGTTGAGCAAAGCATCGTCGGGAGAAAAGACCCCCACTGGACCACAGCGTAAACGAAAGCAAGAAGTCACTGATGCAGAGGGAACAccagcaaaaacaaaaccttTGG AAGTGAAGAAATCCATGCACGAATCAAACCCCATTACACAAGATCCATTTATAGTTAAGCGAAAGG TTGGCAGACCACGTACTCGCCCTATGCCAAATGCTGCAACGGCTACCCCAACAGGCAAACTCTCTCAAATTCATACTTCAACGCCTGTTATTATTGGCAAAGGTCAGGTCAAGGTCAATAAGATGACAACAAATGATGATCTAAACATGGCCATGCAATCCATTATGTCCGATACAAATGATGGGGATTCCAGTTTGAATACCAGCACTACCAGTACCGATTCCAATTCTCAAAAACTTGTATCCAATTTCGAATTAATAGCTCAATCGGGAAAAACAACACCCTTAAAGACGACCCTTATGAATGCTCCACAAAAGCCATTAATAATAGGTGGTTCCAGCTCCACGGCAGTGGGTACCAAAATCAAAATGATACCCTCCAATCAATTTGTGCAAATAAAACCCACTACCTTGCAATCGCAATCGAAAATCTATACCATCAAACCGGGCTCAGTATTGGGCCAAAATCAAGGAGAAATTTTAGGTGGCCCTCGCATAGGAAGTATAGTAACTACAAGTCCAAGCAGTACAACGGGTCAACATATTTTCACTTTAAAGACACCAAATGGCCAGACAACCCAATTTGCTACTGCTGTGGGAAATCAACCGAAATATACGGTTTTAAAAAATTCTACGGGGAAACCTACTTTGCAGTTGTCGGCTACAGCAAAAACTCTGCATCCCATAGCCTCAACGTCTGGAGCTGCAACATCCTCCTCTTCTGCATCGAGTAACTTGGATCTATCCAACATAATTGATATGCCCATTATATTTGCTGACAATGAGGGTAATCTTTCGGAAGGGATGGATAGCAACAAGGCGACAAGTGCTGGAGCCTCAACATCAGGCATTAAAACAG CATCCAAAGGCGTTGGACAGCTTATAATAAGCCAGAAAATCATCAAAGAGGCAAATACACCACCCACCATTACCAGCGGCACAAGTGGCACCTATGTCATCAACAAACCCGGAACTATCATACAATCACCGCAATTGGGAAATAAACCCAATAAAGTTGTTTTTATCAATCGCAATTCAATGAAACCCTGCCCAAATATCATATCAAGAACCAGCTTGACACCTCAATTGCCAAAATATACCAAAGTTGTGGTGACAAATTCAAAATTGTCTTCATCGCCAACTATTATACCGCGTGTGGGCAGCAGCATAACTACCACTTCACCCCAGGCTTCTACGGTGAAGAAAATCAACATTCAACCCTTTAGTTCGAGTTCGGCCTCGTCTATAACAACACGTACAGCGGGGGGCATTCTCAATGTACCCACAAAAAATTTGCCCCAAATACAGATTATAAACAACCCCAATGCTTCCCTAATAGCTTCAGACAAACCGCAAATACGTAACATTGTTGTCAAACCAGGTGGTCTAAAACAAATACCATCGCATTTGACAAGTCAGTTGCTGAATCGTAATCTAACCGTGCGCAAATTGGTTAACTTAGTGCCGGCTACTAAGTCTTCACCAACTGCAATAGGTGGAGGAGTTAGTGTAGCCACAGCAAGCACAACATCTGATGGAGTGATACCTAACAGTGATACCTCCCCCTCAGCTACCATACAGTCCTCACCCAAAATCATCACCCTAAATCCTCTCAATCGTACCACAACTATTCCCAcctcaactacaacaacaaaaagtgaATAA